The Neoarius graeffei isolate fNeoGra1 chromosome 25, fNeoGra1.pri, whole genome shotgun sequence genome includes a region encoding these proteins:
- the cdc37l1 gene encoding hsp90 co-chaperone Cdc37-like 1 isoform X2, with protein MEWFVNAMKSPPEESRCTSPDHQNRLHEVSAESMESLCERQQRCVKASIVSSWQLVEAQDRLCGLELHSSESVEQARAQALASSAHLSETEEEWRRKESMLESRSNPVLGLDPEHGGFDKSIINDPKPRGMDTDYDKSLTFVQRHEEELKHFGMLRRWDDSQHFLAQLPHLICEETANYLILWCFRLYTEEEALMEQVAHQAVAMQFILEMAHSVQQDPRACFRQFFQKAKAGQEGYLDVFHTELEAFKHRVKEYAVKPKVDTPKTPEQPCTPTGCRLDPKEVLESLPPELKACIQSQDMQILQNALSTMNPQVAEYHIKRCLEAGLFSHPGRSSKDENTETEDQRMMEMS; from the exons ATGGAGTGGTTTGTAAACGCCATGAAGTCGCCGCCTGAGGAGAGCCGCTGCACGAGCCCTGATCACCAGAACCGACTTCACGAG gtcagTGCGGAGAGCATGGAGTCTCTTTGTGAGAGACAGCAGCGGTGTGTGAAGGCCTCCATCGTGTCCAGTTGGCAGTTGGTGGAAGCTCAGGACCGGCTGTGTGGTCTGGAGCTGCACAGTTCAGAGTCAGTAGAACAGGCCCGGGCTCAGGCGCTCGCTTCCTCCGCCCACCTCTCTGAGACCGAGGAGGAGTGGAGGAGGAAGGAGAGCATGCTGGAGTCCCGCTCAAACCCCGTCCTCGGACTGGACCCCGAACATGGTGGCTTCgacaaa AGCATCATAAACGATCCCAAGCCCAGGGGGATGGACACAGATTACGACAAGAGCTTAACGTTCGTCCAGCGCCACGAGGAGGAACTGAAGCATTTTG GAATGTTGAGGAGGTGGGACGACAGTCAGCATTTTCTGGCCCAGTTGCCCCACCTGATCTGTGAGGAAACCGCAAACTACCTGATCTTGTGGTGCTTTCGTCTCTACACTGAAGAG GAAGCTCTGATGGAGCAGGTCGCTCACCAGGCCGTAGCCATGCAGTTTATCTTGGAGATGGCCCACAGTGTGCAGCAGGACCCTCGCGCCTGCTTCAGACAGTTCTTCCAGAAAGCCAAA GCGGGACAGGAGGGATATTTGGACGTCTTCCACACTGAACTCGAGGCCTTTAAACACAGAGTGAAGGAGTATGCTGTGAAACCCAAAGTGGACACGCCCAAAACTCCGGAGCAGCCGTGTACGCCGACCGGCTGCCGACTCGACCCCAAAGAAGTGCTGGAGAGTCTGCCCCCT GAGCTGAAGGCGTGTATCCAGTCACAGGACATGCAGATACTCCAGAACGCTCTCAGTACCATGAATCCACag gtgGCAGAGTATCATATAAAGCGGTGTTTGGAGGCGGGGCTCTTTTCACATCCTGGGCGGAGCTCTAAAGACGAGAACACAGAAACAGAAGATCAAAGGATGATGGAGAtgtcctaa
- the cdc37l1 gene encoding hsp90 co-chaperone Cdc37-like 1 isoform X1 gives MEWFVNAMKSPPEESRCTSPDHQNRLHEVSAESMESLCERQQRCVKASIVSSWQLVEAQDRLCGLELHSSESVEQARAQALASSAHLSETEEEWRRKESMLESRSNPVLGLDPEHGGFDKSIINDPKPRGMDTDYDKSLTFVQRHEEELKHFGMLRRWDDSQHFLAQLPHLICEETANYLILWCFRLYTEEKEALMEQVAHQAVAMQFILEMAHSVQQDPRACFRQFFQKAKAGQEGYLDVFHTELEAFKHRVKEYAVKPKVDTPKTPEQPCTPTGCRLDPKEVLESLPPELKACIQSQDMQILQNALSTMNPQVAEYHIKRCLEAGLFSHPGRSSKDENTETEDQRMMEMS, from the exons ATGGAGTGGTTTGTAAACGCCATGAAGTCGCCGCCTGAGGAGAGCCGCTGCACGAGCCCTGATCACCAGAACCGACTTCACGAG gtcagTGCGGAGAGCATGGAGTCTCTTTGTGAGAGACAGCAGCGGTGTGTGAAGGCCTCCATCGTGTCCAGTTGGCAGTTGGTGGAAGCTCAGGACCGGCTGTGTGGTCTGGAGCTGCACAGTTCAGAGTCAGTAGAACAGGCCCGGGCTCAGGCGCTCGCTTCCTCCGCCCACCTCTCTGAGACCGAGGAGGAGTGGAGGAGGAAGGAGAGCATGCTGGAGTCCCGCTCAAACCCCGTCCTCGGACTGGACCCCGAACATGGTGGCTTCgacaaa AGCATCATAAACGATCCCAAGCCCAGGGGGATGGACACAGATTACGACAAGAGCTTAACGTTCGTCCAGCGCCACGAGGAGGAACTGAAGCATTTTG GAATGTTGAGGAGGTGGGACGACAGTCAGCATTTTCTGGCCCAGTTGCCCCACCTGATCTGTGAGGAAACCGCAAACTACCTGATCTTGTGGTGCTTTCGTCTCTACACTGAAGAG aAGGAAGCTCTGATGGAGCAGGTCGCTCACCAGGCCGTAGCCATGCAGTTTATCTTGGAGATGGCCCACAGTGTGCAGCAGGACCCTCGCGCCTGCTTCAGACAGTTCTTCCAGAAAGCCAAA GCGGGACAGGAGGGATATTTGGACGTCTTCCACACTGAACTCGAGGCCTTTAAACACAGAGTGAAGGAGTATGCTGTGAAACCCAAAGTGGACACGCCCAAAACTCCGGAGCAGCCGTGTACGCCGACCGGCTGCCGACTCGACCCCAAAGAAGTGCTGGAGAGTCTGCCCCCT GAGCTGAAGGCGTGTATCCAGTCACAGGACATGCAGATACTCCAGAACGCTCTCAGTACCATGAATCCACag gtgGCAGAGTATCATATAAAGCGGTGTTTGGAGGCGGGGCTCTTTTCACATCCTGGGCGGAGCTCTAAAGACGAGAACACAGAAACAGAAGATCAAAGGATGATGGAGAtgtcctaa